From a single Streptomyces misionensis genomic region:
- a CDS encoding condensation domain-containing protein, with the protein MTRPRTVADRLARLTPEQRAALQRRLRHGEEGPAAEPELTRRSGDRSVSPLGLDQERIWILDQLDPGRHTYNISTGLRFKGAFDEEAFRAAVTALVRRHELLRSRVEVRDGLPVLRVSEEFATPVEFFDLRAEPDAVEETVRALVRRPFDLAAGGLLRVVVVRGADDEYQVIETMHHSVTDQWSFVRLNRELLEHYRAARENRPARVPELPVQYGDFAVWQRRFFTGERRRAHRDFWRAHLAGVPAHLPLPYDAPPEGRGHEGKHHYFRLDDGLSAAFLAMCRARRLTLSDALLAVYVGLLHEETGSRDIVVGLPSATRGRPETHDLIGFLLTNVPLRARLPADPTPQQILHAVRQASAAVADHREVPFSEIVDAVSPERSLDRYPLLQTMHLVLDFDDTVVRVPDAEVHGVEVEDGVSPMDITVGWWRAGDRMYGRFEYRTELFTDATVDRLVGRLLELVRVFVERPDEPLRARAAAPAPAPARTAAAAPAAPAPVDPGELRRIAAVWREVLGTEPGPDDNFFECGGTSLTAIRLAHALRRAGFALTARQLFRAPTMRGQLALVRPESDTFQGSTAAAEGTVGPEQEDLLEGGLPHPELWAHSLVLTAARPLDPEWLAVVVKRVAAAHPGLCSAFRRTDTGWHVDATDRRLWRVEAPGADPARVADAHRAAFDLREGPLFAASLIPGEPDRIVLTAHHLVVDGLSWQILVDDLERAYHGARPAPEARHPSVYAAAWRDHDVRGQREYWRDQLAGAAPLGCRTGGPDRIGGETAYRVRAALPPGADTTDRPAVALTAVARATRPWFGGRDVVLDLIAPGRELPLADGWDPARAVGFHATSHPLRLPFADDPARHLRQVGRALDAVPDGGKGYQALRWSADPEVRREAADWGRAELSFNYLGTLLAGAENGRLFTVGEQIGPSGNDDATRYHAVAVLFETDGEEAVFTWKFDPDAVDGAAVRAAAAGAAEEFTRLTRRRGAQPPSTAGMSLHEVNRMLAELTREKKSPSA; encoded by the coding sequence GTGACTCGACCGCGCACCGTCGCCGACCGGCTGGCCCGGCTGACGCCCGAGCAGCGGGCGGCCCTCCAGCGCCGACTGCGGCACGGGGAGGAGGGCCCGGCCGCCGAGCCGGAACTCACCCGGCGCTCCGGCGACCGCTCCGTCTCCCCGCTGGGTCTGGACCAGGAGCGCATCTGGATCCTCGACCAGCTCGATCCCGGCCGGCACACGTACAACATCAGCACCGGGCTGCGGTTCAAGGGCGCCTTCGACGAGGAGGCGTTCCGGGCGGCCGTCACCGCGCTGGTGCGCCGCCACGAACTGCTGCGCTCCCGGGTGGAGGTCCGCGACGGCCTGCCGGTGCTGCGGGTGAGCGAGGAGTTCGCGACGCCGGTCGAGTTCTTCGACCTGCGGGCCGAACCGGACGCCGTCGAGGAGACCGTGCGGGCGCTGGTGCGACGGCCGTTCGACCTCGCCGCCGGGGGGCTGCTGCGGGTGGTCGTGGTGCGCGGCGCGGACGACGAGTACCAGGTGATCGAGACGATGCACCACTCGGTGACCGACCAGTGGTCGTTCGTCCGCCTCAACCGCGAACTCCTGGAGCACTACCGCGCGGCCCGCGAGAACCGTCCCGCGCGGGTTCCCGAACTCCCCGTGCAGTACGGCGACTTCGCCGTCTGGCAGCGGCGGTTCTTCACCGGTGAACGCCGCCGGGCGCACCGCGACTTCTGGCGCGCCCACCTGGCGGGCGTGCCGGCGCATCTGCCGCTGCCCTACGACGCGCCCCCCGAGGGCCGCGGGCACGAGGGCAAGCACCACTACTTCCGGCTCGACGACGGGCTCAGCGCCGCCTTCCTCGCGATGTGCCGCGCCCGGCGGCTGACCCTGTCCGACGCGCTGCTGGCCGTCTACGTGGGCCTGCTGCACGAGGAGACCGGGTCGCGGGACATCGTCGTCGGCCTGCCGAGCGCGACCCGCGGCCGGCCCGAGACCCACGACCTGATCGGGTTCCTGCTGACCAACGTCCCGCTGCGCGCCAGGCTGCCCGCCGACCCGACGCCGCAGCAGATCCTGCACGCGGTGCGGCAGGCCTCGGCCGCCGTCGCCGACCACCGCGAGGTGCCCTTCAGCGAGATCGTCGACGCGGTGTCGCCCGAGCGGAGCCTCGACCGGTACCCCCTGCTCCAGACCATGCACCTCGTGCTGGACTTCGACGACACCGTGGTCCGGGTGCCCGACGCCGAGGTGCACGGCGTCGAGGTCGAGGACGGCGTGTCGCCGATGGACATCACGGTCGGCTGGTGGCGGGCGGGTGACCGGATGTACGGGCGGTTCGAGTACCGCACCGAGCTGTTCACCGACGCCACCGTCGACCGGCTCGTGGGGCGTCTCCTGGAACTGGTGCGGGTCTTCGTGGAGCGGCCGGACGAACCGCTGCGCGCCCGCGCCGCGGCCCCCGCTCCCGCCCCGGCGCGGACGGCCGCGGCGGCGCCCGCGGCGCCCGCCCCGGTGGACCCCGGCGAGCTGCGCCGGATCGCCGCGGTCTGGCGGGAGGTGCTGGGCACCGAGCCCGGCCCGGACGACAACTTCTTCGAGTGCGGCGGTACGTCCCTGACCGCGATCCGGCTGGCCCACGCGCTGCGCCGGGCCGGGTTCGCCCTCACCGCCCGGCAGCTGTTCCGCGCCCCCACCATGCGCGGCCAACTGGCCCTGGTCCGGCCGGAGTCGGACACCTTCCAGGGCAGTACCGCGGCGGCGGAGGGCACGGTCGGCCCCGAGCAGGAGGACCTGCTGGAGGGCGGCCTGCCGCACCCGGAGCTGTGGGCGCACAGCCTGGTGCTCACCGCCGCCCGGCCGCTGGACCCCGAGTGGCTGGCCGTGGTCGTCAAACGGGTGGCGGCCGCCCATCCCGGGCTGTGCTCGGCGTTCCGGCGCACGGACACCGGCTGGCACGTGGACGCCACGGACCGCCGGCTGTGGCGCGTCGAGGCGCCGGGCGCCGATCCGGCCCGGGTGGCGGACGCCCACCGCGCCGCCTTCGACCTGCGCGAGGGACCGCTGTTCGCGGCCTCCCTGATCCCCGGCGAGCCCGACCGGATCGTACTGACCGCGCACCACCTGGTCGTGGACGGCCTGTCCTGGCAGATCCTGGTGGACGACCTCGAACGGGCCTACCACGGCGCCCGGCCGGCCCCCGAGGCGCGGCACCCGTCGGTGTACGCGGCCGCCTGGCGCGACCACGATGTGCGCGGGCAACGCGAGTACTGGCGGGACCAGTTGGCGGGCGCCGCCCCGCTGGGCTGCCGCACCGGCGGCCCGGACCGGATCGGCGGCGAGACGGCGTACCGCGTGCGTGCGGCGCTGCCGCCGGGCGCCGACACCACGGACCGGCCGGCCGTGGCCCTGACGGCGGTCGCCCGAGCCACCCGGCCCTGGTTCGGCGGCCGGGACGTCGTCCTCGATCTCATCGCCCCCGGGCGGGAGTTGCCGCTCGCGGACGGCTGGGACCCGGCCCGTGCCGTGGGCTTCCACGCCACCAGCCACCCGCTCCGCCTGCCCTTCGCCGACGACCCCGCCCGCCACCTGCGGCAGGTCGGCCGCGCCCTGGACGCCGTACCGGACGGCGGCAAGGGCTACCAGGCGCTGCGCTGGTCCGCCGATCCCGAGGTGCGCCGCGAGGCCGCCGACTGGGGACGGGCCGAGCTGTCCTTCAACTACCTGGGTACGCTGCTCGCGGGCGCGGAGAACGGGCGGTTGTTCACCGTCGGCGAGCAGATCGGGCCATCGGGGAACGACGACGCCACGCGCTACCACGCCGTCGCCGTCCTCTTCGAAACCGACGGCGAGGAAGCGGTGTTCACCTGGAAGTTCGACCCGGACGCCGTCGACGGGGCGGCCGTGCGGGCCGCGGCGGCCGGCGCCGCCGAGGAGTTCACCCGGCTGACCCGACGGCGCGGCGCCCAACCGCCCTCGACGGCGGGCATGTCCCTGCACGAAGTGAACCGCATGCTCGCCGAACTGACCCGAGAGAAGAAGAGCCCCTCCGCATGA